Proteins co-encoded in one Acipenser ruthenus chromosome 3, fAciRut3.2 maternal haplotype, whole genome shotgun sequence genomic window:
- the LOC117394349 gene encoding protein transport protein Sec61 subunit gamma: protein MDQVMQFVEPSRQFVKDSIRLVKRCTKPDRKEFQKIAMATAIGFAIMGFIGFFVKLIHIPINNIIVGG, encoded by the exons ATGGACCAGGTTATGCAGTTCGTTGAACCCAGTCGTCAGTTTGTGAAGGACTCCATTAGACTTGTCAAAAGGTGTACAAAGCCAGACCGAAAAG AATTCCAGAAGATTGCCATGGCAACAGCAATTGGTTTTGCAATTATGGGATTCATTGGCTTTTTTGTGAAACTTATCCACATCCCCATCAACAACATCATTGT tggtgGTTAA